Proteins co-encoded in one Nicotiana sylvestris chromosome 7, ASM39365v2, whole genome shotgun sequence genomic window:
- the LOC104224818 gene encoding uncharacterized protein: MQRVLKARQLVRALRNSSSPILLNSVSRIQSHCTYEATESCLNSSSWRGYFTSGTTINGNYMQTECNIRRNVCQCEKCSRMLKASFSTEAGAVESSSATESVKELYDKMLKSVVEQRSAPPNAWLWSLIQSCANHEDVNLLHDILQRLRIFRLSNLRIHENFNCALCQDITKACVRVGAIDLGKKVLWKHNVYGLTPNIGSAHHLLLFAKQHNDVKLLVEIMRLVKKNDLNLQPGTAEIVFSICSQTDNWDLMCKYGKRFVKAGVKLRKISLETWMEFASKIGDVDALWKIEKIRSESMKEHTLASGLSCAKAFLINHKPGDAAAIIQLLNQTIPDSRRQNFMVELQKLVTDWPLEVIKRQKDEKRKELAATLQHDIPAMLNALPNMGLNLDVNLGDLTRKEGVLS, from the exons ATGCAAAGGGTTTTGAAGGCTCGCCAGCTCGTTAGGGCTTTGAGAAACTCGTCGTCTCCGATTCTGCTCAACTCAGTGTCACGAATTCAATCTCATTGTACCTATGAAGCTACTGAATCATGTCTCAACTCTTCTTCATGGCGTGGTTACTTTACCTCTG GTACTACAATTAATGGAAATTATATGCAAACAGAATGCAATATTCGGAGAAATGTATGTCAATGTGAGAAATGCTCTAGGATGCTCAAGGCATCATTTTCTACAGAAGCAGGGGCAGTTGAAAGCAGTAGTGCGACAG AGTCCGTGAAGGAATTGTATGATAAGATGCTGAAATCTGTCGTGGAACAAAGATCTGCTCCGCCAAATGCCTGGTTGTGGTCCCTAATACAAAGTTGTGCGAACCATGAAGATGTTAATCTTTTACACGACATTTTGCAGAGACTTCGGATATTT AGACTTTCAAATCTCCGTATCCATGAAAACTTCAACTGTGCCCTCTGCCAGGACATTACAAAGGCGTGTGTACGTGTTGGCGCCATTGACTTGG GTAAGAAGGTGTTGTGGAAGCATAATGTGTACGGATTGACTCCTAATATTGGATCTGCTCACCATTTACTG TTGTTTGCTAAACAGCATAACGATGTTAAACTCTTGGTAGAAATTATGAGACTGGTGAAGAAGAATGATTTGAACCTGCAGCCTGGAACTGCAGAAATTGTCTTCAG CATTTGCTCCCAAACTGATAACTGGGACTTGATGTGTAAGTATGGTAAAAGGTTTGTCAAAGCAGGAGTGAAGCTACGAAAGATTTCCTTGGAGACTTGGATGGAATTTGCATCAAAAATAG GAGACGTGGATGCTTTGTGGAAAATTGAGAAGATACGATCAGAATCCATGAAGGAACATACTCTTGCAAGTGGACTTTCATGTGCTAAG GCTTTCCTAATTAATCACAAACCTGGAGATGCTGCTGCCATCATTCAATTACTCAATCAG ACAATACCGGATTCGAGAAGGCAAAATTTCATGGTTGAACTTCAAAAGCTAGTTACGGACTGGCCTTTGGAGGTGATAAAGCGTCAAAAGGATGAGAAGAGGAAG GAGCTTGCTGCAACACTACAACATGATATTCCTGCGATGCTCAATGCGTTGCCAAATATGGGCTTGAACTTGGATGTAAATTTGGGAGATCTAACAAGAAAGGAAGGTGTCTTATCTTGA